In the genome of Phragmites australis chromosome 9, lpPhrAust1.1, whole genome shotgun sequence, the window AGGTTTTTTCACTGAGGAACATGCAGAACATGTCAGCCACAAAAGAACTGAAAGGTCACACCCTCTTCCATTTCTTGTAAAGGAAGAGGAGCTTAGTGGTGATGAACTTGAGGAATTCATCAAGAACCGTTATAGTAATGGTGTGAAATATGCTGCTGATCGGAACTATCATaaaaaagatgatgatgacatgTTTCCAATGGATGGTGCTCTGAAAGAGCCTACTATTTGGAGGGTTAAATGCATGGTTTGTGATTAACAAACATTTGACTTGACATTGTTGAACTACTATTTGTTGGCTAGATGCTGATTCATTTAACTGCCTTCCAGGTTGGGCGCGAGCGCCAAATGGCTTTCTGCTTCATGCAGAAGTTTGTTGACCTGCAGAGAATGGGTACCAAAGTGCCAATTATCACGGCATTTGCACTTGATCATGTGAGAGGATTTGTTTTTGTTGAAGCTGAGAAGGCCTGTGATGTTACGGAGGTACATAATTGGACCCTTTTACtgcaagagaaaaaaaactgCAGTCATGATAGAACATGCCGGCTGACATGAAGTGTAGTTTGTTTTTTATACTATTATCGGTTTGTATAATATCAAGCGCAATATTTAAGGTTGAAAATCTGACAGCTTTTGATATGTGGCATAACCgcataaattatcaaattttgTTTTTCTCATTTTTCATGCACTCCAATTTTGTATTACTTCATAGCTTGGAAGTTTGGGAAGGACATGagttttcaattaatttttaGAAACAGAACTGTATCATAGTCAAAAATCCTTTTCCTTTTGAAGATTTCTTCTCCACTTAAATGCTGTACTTTGTATCGTGGTTGTAAAATGTCCAACTGGCCATGTTGCATCTCATGTTACAGGCATGCAAAGGATTTTGTAGCGTGTATGCAAGCAGAATTACTTCTGTTCCTGCAGCTGAAGTTCCTAGCTTGTTATCCAGCCGTACAAAACCATTTGAAATCTCTCGTGGTACATGGGTCCGCATGAAGAATGGAAATTATAAAGGAGATCTAGCGCAGGTAGGGTATAATGTTTATTACTTCTGGGGCATCTGCCCTCTTCATTTTTCCGTTTTCTTTGTTCTTATATCATCATTTTCCTGTGACTCTTTAGGTCGTTAGCGCGGATGATGGACGGAAAAGAGTGCTGATAAAGATTATACCCAGAGTTGACCTCCACGCTATTTCGAAAAAATATGTAATGCTCTTATACTTTGGCAGTAAAAATGTCCATCATTGAACTGATTTTCATTATTTATTGATCCAAACTACTCACTTTTCTTGCATTACCGATCATGATTTGAGTAAGATGTACATCTAAGTATGTTTTAGGGGCTTTCATGTAAATCTGAGAGCCCCATCTTTGTCATAGAAACTGGATACACCAAGCTGTGTTCTACAGTAGACGTAATGATATATGTCAAACCTGGATGTTATGAGATATGTCTGAAACCCTGTGGCGCCTGTTGCCTGTTTCCATTCTGTTTACTGAACATGTGATATCTTGACTGACTGGTTAATTGTATCAACTGCTGGTTTATTTAGCCTGCACTATTGCTTGGCTCATCTATGTGCTTGTTAACAACCATTTGTTCTGCTAACAGTCTGATTGCCAACTGCTTATCTTATGCTTTGGTCTTTGCAGGGTGGTGCAATTTCGCTAAAAGAAGCTGCAGTTCCTGCCCCACGATTAATCAGCTCACAAGAACTAGAGTAATTACTTCCATTCTGTGCTACACCCAATAggcaatagccttctgttttgACTATTTTTAACCAGTCTTTGACATTGTTTCCATAATCTCATTTGTGTAGGTTCTTCAGACCTCATATTGAAATGAAGCGTGATCGTCAGACTGGTGATGTTTTTGAAGTGCTTGATGGCTTGATGTTCAAAGATGGTTTTCTGTATAAAAGGGTTGCACTTAGTTCTTTGATTTACTGGGGGATACAACCAACGGAGACTGAACTTCTGAAGTTCTCTTCTAGTCCAAGCAATAGAAGTTCTGCTGATGACTTGGATTGGGTCTCCAGCATCTATGGTCCTAAGAAAAGGAACCTGCCCAAAGAACGTGATGTGAAGGCATCATCTTCTAAAATGAAATCCTCCAAAGCATCAAATCTTAAAGCTTCGACTTCTACTGAAAAttatgatgataatgatgaattCAACCTCCATGATCTTGTACTCTTTGGGTGAGTCCTGTATGACACGGTCTATAATCATTGTCTACTAATTATCAGATGCCATCcttatattttatttcctaAGGAGCAGGCGAAAAGATTTTGGTGTGGTCATTGCTGTTGAGAAAGATGGTTTTAAGGTAACAATCTTTTAATGCACGCTTCATTTTTATAGTCTTGTTTTGGTCTAAGAAGAATTGATTTCCGCGTAGATATTAAAGGGTGGTCCCGAAGGATCTGCAGTAACATTGAGAAAGCAGGAGATTAAGAAAGGTTGTGTAGACAAGATGTTTACAGCTGTTGACCATCAGAAGAAGATAATATCTATTAACGACACTGTCAAAGTTCTGGAAGGGCCATCTCAGGTGAAATTTTAACTGTCAATCTAACAGGAGTATGCTATTGTGAACTCTTTCTCATTCTGTAAGCACTGTGGGAATTTatgcttcttgttttttttccttttctttcaagAAAACATTAATTTGAGGTCTTTTCTATAATCTGATGTGGATGTGGTACTTCCACCGAGTATTGCCAATGGTAGTTTAACATTGCATATGCACTAGTACTGCTACATTGTActtttttatgatgtgttgcaCTGTTATTATAGTaacatatagcattttttaaTTCCAATGTATATATTTTCTTATAGTTATACAAGAATTTGATTCCTCATCTAGCACACATGCTgatataaattaatatatttgCAGGGTAAGCAAGGAGTTGTTAAACACTTGTACATGGGAATACTTTTCATTTATAATGAAAGTGAAAGCGAGAACTGTGGTTTTTTCTGTGCCCAATGCGTGTCAtgtgaaaatattaaaaaacggAAGGATATGGGAAGTTCTGCTACTGAAAATTTGGTATGTAGATACAGTGTATCCACCTGTCAATGAATTGGAGATGTTCTTTGTGTCACTTTGCTTTTTTGTGTACCAGGAGGACAATCCAATTCCCATGTTTTCAGAGCCAACTTATGAGCACAATGAGCATCGTGACAGTAAGTTTTCTTGATTTGTTCTGTAATGTTAGGGGAAATATTCAGTGCAAACCCCCTACCTGGTGGAATCGTGATCCCCCTTCCCTCTAAGAAACATGCGTAGAAGTttcagaaaattataaaaaaaactcatatgTAGAGGAGGTGGTATACAAGCACATAAAATTTCGAGGTCAAACTCAAGTACTCAACTTTGTGAGACATAAAATTGACAAAAagccaagaaagagaagaaaaagacaaaaaCAGTGTTTGTGctgtatttttgtttttttcttggcTCTTGGTTAATTTCATATCTCACAAAGGAAGTTGAGTTTGGACCTCCTCTACACGTGTGGgctttttgagaaatttttaaaacttctaAACATGTATTTTTTAGAGGGGTTTTCTCGATTCCACCGGGTAGGAGGTTTGCACTGAATATTCTGTAATGTTATTTGAATGCAAGTTTGTTGTTCTGATGTCCTTCATCATACAGGTGAAAGGCCTTGCAGGAGCACCAGAGAACAACTTTTCTCTATTGGGCAGATGCTGCGCATTCGAAAGGGTCCTTTGAAGGGCTATCTCTGTCGAGTAGTTCGAATATTTCGGAATGATGTGACTGTAAAGCTAGATTCTCTACTAAAGATTGTTACAGGTTGGTTAGCTTAGTAGTATATTGGAGCTGTTCTTTGGACAATGACTGACTTTTTTATGTGCTGTGTTTGCAGTGCAAGCTGAGTTTCTCTCAGTCCCAGCTAACAGGGGGTAAGCAACTACCATGTTTTGAaagttttctttcctttgttgcTTGTTCTAATATGGCTGATTCATCATTATATCACTGCATAATATCACTTCCATATTAGCTCCTCATTATGTTACATGGCATACCAGGGATAATTCGTCTGGTGTTCCAGCTGGTAATTTTGGAAGTCAAGATACATCATTCTTTGGTAAGTGTAAGCTTCATACTTTCATATATACAGTGGTTGTTGCTATTTTCTCATTCAGTTTCTACAGTGTGTAGATGAGAAGTTATTACTTCATCCCCTCCCCCCAACCACCACCATGCACATGCCCATAAAACAAAAATTGCTTCTGGCCTGCTGTATATTATGTTAGAAATGGAAAACTGAATTTAAGATGTTTATATGTTATAATATTGAAATTCTTTGTTCTTATCTAGTTATCTCTATTGGCTTGGTGTTGTAGATTGTGGGGTTTATTATTTACATTGTTTCTTAATTTAGGTTCAGAAGCAGACAAAACCTCTTGGGACAACGGGTTGCCATCTTTTGGCAGGTTTGTTTTATGTTTTTCAGTTTCCTTTCgaattttgtaataatttgcTGGTTACCTGTAAACCAGCCTAAGCATGGACTAGATTTTATGATGTCTAATGTACAGTGTGGGAGAATGGACGTATTTTAGCCTGCTTGAGCATACCAATGTTATATTGATAACCCTTAATCTGCTTTTTGAGCTGCTGTTACAAACCTTTGTGCACGTTTTGAATAACTACCATGCAAAAGATGGCCACACGACATGGCTTAATTGGAAATAGGGATTCTTAAGGAGAGGAATAGACATAGGCTGGGATGAGAGAACTAAAGGGGTTGAGAGATAGCAAATAGAGGTGATAGATTAGGATCTCCTTTCATAGTAGAACCAGCCTTTGATGCCAAAGACTCCTGTCATGGTTTGAATTTTATTCTACAATAACATGGCCTCaacttatctcctaattttTCCTATTCTGCTAGCTGACTACACCTCCTAGCTGTCTTGGACTGCTTGTACAGCGTCTTTCTTGCCTAATAGGCTAATGCTGATTGATTTCCTAATTCCGCCTGAACTGTATCAAACTATTGTCTGAGCCTGGCTAAACTCCTCTTCCTTGCTTCCCAATACTGCCAACAAGAAACTTCCATGCTCCTTGTCTGTGCTGTTGCTGCGCATGCTGCTAGGGCCCTAGTCCACAAAAGATGAAcaatttttgccaaaaaaaagacGAAAAAGATATACAACAACCCTTTATTGGTATTCATGCAGTTTTTACATGACACCTGAAAAGTGACAGTAAccaaatttctttcttttgtacTTATTTTGTACTCATGCAGTTTTACATGACACCTGAAATTGGCAGTAGCCGATTTTCTTTCTTTGTACTTATTTAATCCTGACTTATACTTGAAAAGGAACTGACCAAGAGTCCAAGACTGTACCATTTTTCTGCCTGTTTTGCTCTGCAAATGCCCTTGCAAAATCCGAATTAAAAgctgtaatttttttgtttacTTCTTTATATGAAAGTACATAACCTGTGTGGCTGTGTTTCATTTTGGCATACTACTAGTTGAACCTGTGAGAAATTTTAATGAAAATGTTAGTTTCCTGCTAGACTACTCAAATTAGGGGTCACTAAATGATTTCACATAGTTGAGAACTTCAGATTGCCTTTGCTTTGCAAGTGGTATGATTCACTTAGATATATGTTCTTGTGCCCTTTGTGATGCGACTAATGTATCAGCTAATTTGCTTTGGCACTGCTTGCTCAGTTCTCTGTTAACTTCTTGCATGTATCTGGGCCGAATTTCTGAAGAGAACAACACATGCATTCGTTCTTATTTGTCTCATTACTCTTTATCATTTGCATGTCCTATTTATTCACCAAATTGTTTGATGCAATGCAGTGACTCATGGCAACCCTTTTCAAGTTCCACCTTACCAATCCAGAATGCAGGTAATATTTAGTTTTGTCATTTTTATTTGTTAACATAGCTTGTGGCCTCTCTATTTTGTAGCACATTGTGGTTCTTCTTTAACTTTTGTTACCTTTATCATAATGGTATTGCATTATTCAATCTGTTCAATGCTTGCTATGTGACATGTGTCGATTCCTGTTTGATCTACTTCTATAAAATCATCCCTTGCTTCGGGGTGAATTCTTGTGGTTGTGTTTGGTGACCCATATTTTTTGATGATCCATGTCATTATGATTTGGCACTATTGTCAAGATTTATTTTGGCGTTTTTGGTTTTTAGAGCTTATATTGAACTTGTGactttgttttaatttttttattttaattcattGTATAGTAAGCCAAAAGGTGGTAAAGcagagggaaaagaaaaattaatagGGTTATTTTGGGAAACTGCATTGAGTTTGGAAAAGTGCCATGCATGTGTAAAGAGTTTTTTGAAGTGCTGACATTTGAGAATGGACAGTATTGTTTTGAGTTGTGTGTTTCAGGTTAATTGAAAACAATCAGTCTGTCAGTGGGAGCTTTGGCTTCGAAGGCTGAAGCATTATATTGCTGTTTTAACTGAGCTAGTTGCTGAGTTATTGTGGTACTATTTAACAATTAAACTGCTGGGGCCTGAGGCTGTGTGTGCACGCACACGCTCCACCGATATCTTTCTTGTATTACCTTACGTTTGTATTGTATCACACCTGCGATTTGGTCAGCATGCAACATAGCGCAATAATATCTTGCATGTTGGTAGCTGATTGTTGCATCTTTTCTTTGCGTGCAGTGATGCTGATGCACATGTAGCTTCCTATCTTACACAGGAAGACCAGCTTTCTTTCAAGCAATAACAACAATGAAAACTTTAGTCAAGCAAGTTTAGGGTAGGTTGGAGATTAAACCCAGTAAGAACCACATACACCAAAAAAGATAGTACTCCCTACCTTCTCAAATAGATGACGTTTAAAAACTTGGTtttgttcttaaatagatgtcgttttagattCTCTAGATGTTTTCCATAAGAGCCTATATTAAAAGCTATTGGAAAGTGGAATTTTGATTGAATGAGCGTGGTGGATTGATGAATTGGGTGCCATCACTTGGATATGGGAGCAATCAAAGGGGGGAAACATGTCATGGGTGAAAAATTAACTGCTTCGTTGTTCTGTGTGCCGAATGCTAAAACGGCATCTAAAAGAGAACAGAGGGAGTAATACTTTACAAAATAGCAATATTTAGTAATAACAATAGTAATTAAAGAATCTCGATTTCTAGTTCATGGTTCTGGCACATGGAGAGATGCCATCTTTCTTTATGTTTATGAGATTGTTTAAGTTCATTTACCAATATTTGAGGTGTTTACAGTTTTGCTGAGTGCTGAACTTTTACATTTTCAGATGGAGAATCAAAGGTTGATCCGTGGTTTAAGAAAAAATCGGATGAAGATGATTCTGATCCATGGGGTAAGAAAACAGTACCTTCTGCTGATGGTGATTCTGATCCGTGGGGTAAGAAAATGGTTTCTTCTGCTGATGATGATACTGATCCTTGGGGTAAGAAAACAACATCTTCAGCTGTTGAAGTATGGAACAATAGTGCTGCACAAAAGGAAAGTTCCAATGACAATGCatgggataaacaagctggAGTTGGTGGATCAGATGTTGCTGGCAGCTCTTGGGACAGAGCAGCAGTCAATAAGGACAGTGAAAAGAGTGACAACTGGGGAGAGGCATGCAGGGTGGCAGACATGGGAACTAGTGGTAACACAGATCCTTGGGGTAGCAATGTCAAAGTAGTTGATACGAAAGAAACAGATAGCTGGGAAAAGGCTACAGTGCCTCCAAATAATAAGTTGGAGGGTGACAGTCAACAAGGATGGGCCCAACCTTTGTGCAAGTCAAATGAAAACCAAGGAAAAGGCAAAACTGCCAATGATGCGGACAATAGTGGGGCTTGGGACACTGCTGTTACTAATCGGACTGGATCATCTGTTATTGGGAAAGGGGATGGTGATGCCTGGGTTAAATCTGATGCTTTGCCTATCGCTGAAGATGAAACCTGGGGCAAGTCAAAAGACAATAATGGTGATGGAGCAGTTGGGTGGAATGAAGCTAAATCCTCTGACAAAAACTGTGGCGCGGGAGGTTGGGATACTGCCGCTTCCAACTGGAATAAATCATCTGCAGTGGACGAAGCTTGGGGCAAAGGAAAAGAGTCATCTGCTAATTCTGAAGAAAGAGACAATGGCAGAAATGATGAGGGAAGCTGGAAGAGCTCATGGGGAGGTGACAATGCTGGAAGGCCCTCTTGGAAGTCTGATAGTCAGGTAGACAATGAAGCTGGAGATTCTGGTGGATACAGGGGAAGAGGGAGGGGGCAATATGGAgggcgagggagagggagagacaaTGGTTGGAGAAATGGTGATAGAAGCAATTCCAGATTTGGAATGGAAAGCGGCAGTGGTGATGGGCCAAAATGGGGAAACAGTGGTTCTTCTGATTGGGATAAAAGTGCATCCAATAAAGGTTCTTGGGGTGGTGGAGATAATTGGACCACCACAAATCCATCAAGTAGCCAGCCCTGGAGTAGCAGTGGAGGCACCAAATCATATGGTGAAAATCAACCCTCCACTTGGAACAGTTCAAAGGATAACAAACCATCTGTTGGTCAGTAATCTGTTTGAAGTTTCTAGCGCTATTCTATGTCTACACGGCAACAAGAATATGCTACTCAAATTTCTTGTTTTGCTTAATGCTTTGGGtgcttattttattatttttcaagtGTGTGAAAAACATAAACTTGCTGAGAGTTTTCAACATTATAATCATAGAATGGAGATTCTTGTTGTGAATCAACCTGTGCACTTGCATGGACTAGCAATATTAGAAGAAAATTGAATAATAGAAGTTCTTGGCAAGATTAGTTGTATATTCAATTAATATTTAGGAATTGTAAGTCATAGTACTAACAATTGATCTGTTAAAGTGTAATACAATTTTGATTGATAGTATAACAAATTTAGCGGAGAATATTACTTCTTGCCTGACTACAGTTCATAGATTTTTCTTTTGAGGGAAACAATTCATAGAATTATTTATCAAGTTTTACTTGTAGTTGACATGCTTTGTTTTCAATCATCTATTACAGCTGTGGTTTGCCTCACTTTTTTAGCTTAATGACCATATGTCATAGACTCATTTTTGTGGCAAGCCAACACCCATAAACTATTTGCTATTTTGTCAAAGATTACACGATGGCACATG includes:
- the LOC133929177 gene encoding protein RNA-directed DNA methylation 3 yields the protein MAVKGKGKQVATDPPGAGGASGSGGKRRKAAGVAGPSSSSAAAAKRRRRSGALQFVDDAAGVDDEYEEEEDESEEDLDDGFFTEEHAEHVSHKRTERSHPLPFLVKEEELSGDELEEFIKNRYSNGVKYAADRNYHKKDDDDMFPMDGALKEPTIWRVKCMVGRERQMAFCFMQKFVDLQRMGTKVPIITAFALDHVRGFVFVEAEKACDVTEACKGFCSVYASRITSVPAAEVPSLLSSRTKPFEISRGTWVRMKNGNYKGDLAQVVSADDGRKRVLIKIIPRVDLHAISKKYGGAISLKEAAVPAPRLISSQELEFFRPHIEMKRDRQTGDVFEVLDGLMFKDGFLYKRVALSSLIYWGIQPTETELLKFSSSPSNRSSADDLDWVSSIYGPKKRNLPKERDVKASSSKMKSSKASNLKASTSTENYDDNDEFNLHDLVLFGRKDFGVVIAVEKDGFKILKGGPEGSAVTLRKQEIKKGCVDKMFTAVDHQKKIISINDTVKVLEGPSQGKQGVVKHLYMGILFIYNESESENCGFFCAQCVSCENIKKRKDMGSSATENLEDNPIPMFSEPTYEHNEHRDSERPCRSTREQLFSIGQMLRIRKGPLKGYLCRVVRIFRNDVTVKLDSLLKIVTVQAEFLSVPANRGDNSSGVPAGNFGSQDTSFFGSEADKTSWDNGLPSFGSDSWQPFSSSTLPIQNADGESKVDPWFKKKSDEDDSDPWGKKTVPSADGDSDPWGKKMVSSADDDTDPWGKKTTSSAVEVWNNSAAQKESSNDNAWDKQAGVGGSDVAGSSWDRAAVNKDSEKSDNWGEACRVADMGTSGNTDPWGSNVKVVDTKETDSWEKATVPPNNKLEGDSQQGWAQPLCKSNENQGKGKTANDADNSGAWDTAVTNRTGSSVIGKGDGDAWVKSDALPIAEDETWGKSKDNNGDGAVGWNEAKSSDKNCGAGGWDTAASNWNKSSAVDEAWGKGKESSANSEERDNGRNDEGSWKSSWGGDNAGRPSWKSDSQVDNEAGDSGGYRGRGRGQYGGRGRGRDNGWRNGDRSNSRFGMESGSGDGPKWGNSGSSDWDKSASNKGSWGGGDNWTTTNPSSSQPWSSSGGTKSYGENQPSTWNSSKDNKPSVGEQNDPWASKVTSTEGREQQNDTWASKMTSTAGAKDSSGDWNAKAKDSSCSVGGKEQETDPWASKVSSTEGADDNNDSWNTKGTPSGSVGKLGNAAPGSSGAEEKADAWSSKWGNDNNKKTDGWSADFSGGNQESSWSKPSFSLEDQTPAWSRPRYGDDNNGNNRGGFGRGNRGRGGRGRSFGDSGSSWNGGNRNDESGGERSEDHWNRRNFDGGRGRGRGRFGRGDRDQGNNFGSGDGGSWGSGRGNSGRGGYRNWNDNNERRPFGQGGDWNTNKGSSEGDQAFSKSKPGWGSDNNDSWGAPKISGGNDQAGKSDEINTWSQNSSSSSILGQPSGNAKDSSAWGAPSDTTTGGGAGGRSWERSNEDSWNPSKRTGGTEKSSWDGSEAAPKKDGEGSGSQGGGGGSSWDKASDGAWNSNKGSDAGSGGW